Proteins encoded in a region of the Streptomyces sp. V4I8 genome:
- a CDS encoding WhiB family transcriptional regulator — MPRAFAIPFSDCACPGEDGGPDRGEDGVGVDGENQHAWGARAVCRTADPDELFVDGAAQNRAKALCTGCPVRTECLAYALDHRIEHGIWGGMTERERRALLRRRPLVTSWRRLLDAARSEHGRLIGPDDGQAWDAAG, encoded by the coding sequence ATGCCGCGCGCGTTTGCCATACCGTTCTCGGACTGCGCCTGCCCAGGGGAGGATGGCGGGCCGGACCGGGGAGAGGACGGCGTCGGGGTGGACGGGGAAAATCAGCATGCCTGGGGTGCACGAGCGGTCTGCCGAACCGCAGATCCGGACGAGCTCTTCGTGGACGGCGCGGCCCAGAACAGGGCCAAGGCCCTCTGCACCGGCTGCCCGGTGCGCACCGAATGCCTCGCCTATGCCCTCGACCATCGCATCGAGCACGGAATCTGGGGCGGCATGACCGAGCGTGAGCGGCGGGCTCTCCTGCGACGGCGCCCCCTGGTCACGTCCTGGCGCCGCCTGCTCGACGCCGCCCGGTCGGAACACGGACGACTCATCGGCCCGGATGACGGACAAGCCTGGGACGCCGCAGGATGA
- a CDS encoding IS1634 family transposase, which yields MYVRATTRKNKDGSTVRYLQLAHNEWDAATGTSRPQVLHSFGREDQLDRAGIERLVASLAKLLDPAAALRATSGADLTFLASRPMGGAHALDGLWHRIGIDTVMKKLLTSSRLDPAAERVLFALVANRALAPSSKLAATRWIEHDSHIPGLAATSDDACYRAMDWLLKIEDRLAEEVYWQVADLLNLEVDLLFFDTTSTYFETGEADTPAARDEHGRRLPDEPADTTQSSQAAESTGDDEKPASFRAYGKSKDHRPDLPQVVIGMAVTRTGIPIRIWSWPGNTADQALIRQVREDLREWKLTRVVWVADRGFASETNRRFLQRAGGHYILGEKIRSGSPAAQAALSRQGRYAHVADNMQVKQVQLPDTADRFVICHNPDQAKRDAAIRADLLAQLEEAIKDSDKLKPLKRAELRGKLSTKPGLHRFLRATPGGLLRVDKTAIKAEERLDGKFLLRCSDPHLSAEDIATGYKQLLEVERGWRDMKTIIDLRPVYHRKEDRIRAHVLLCWLALLLIRIAETTCDDTWLNLREELERIHVGTFTGPAGTFRQRTETSTAQRAILAKLGVTEPKRIITLEPGTPA from the coding sequence ATGTACGTACGGGCGACGACGCGGAAGAACAAGGACGGCTCGACCGTGCGCTACCTGCAACTGGCGCACAACGAGTGGGACGCCGCCACTGGCACCTCCCGCCCGCAGGTGCTGCACAGCTTCGGCCGCGAGGACCAACTCGACCGTGCCGGCATTGAGCGCCTGGTCGCCTCGCTCGCCAAGCTCCTGGACCCGGCCGCCGCCCTGCGGGCCACCTCCGGAGCGGACCTGACGTTCCTGGCCTCGCGGCCGATGGGTGGCGCCCACGCCCTGGATGGCCTGTGGCACCGCATCGGCATCGACACGGTCATGAAGAAGCTCCTGACGAGCAGCCGTCTGGATCCGGCCGCCGAGCGGGTGTTGTTCGCGCTGGTCGCCAACCGGGCCCTGGCACCGAGCTCCAAGCTCGCTGCCACCCGCTGGATCGAGCACGACAGCCACATCCCGGGCCTCGCCGCCACCAGCGACGACGCCTGCTACCGGGCGATGGACTGGCTCCTGAAGATCGAGGACAGACTCGCCGAAGAGGTCTACTGGCAGGTCGCCGACCTGCTCAACCTCGAAGTCGACCTGCTGTTCTTCGACACCACCAGCACCTACTTCGAAACCGGCGAAGCCGACACCCCCGCTGCCCGCGACGAACACGGCCGCCGCCTTCCTGACGAGCCGGCCGACACGACGCAGTCGAGCCAGGCCGCCGAAAGCACCGGCGACGATGAGAAACCGGCGTCGTTCCGCGCCTACGGGAAGAGCAAGGACCACCGACCCGACCTGCCGCAGGTCGTCATCGGCATGGCCGTCACTCGCACCGGCATCCCGATCAGAATCTGGAGCTGGCCCGGGAACACCGCAGACCAGGCATTGATCCGCCAGGTCCGTGAGGACCTGCGCGAGTGGAAGCTGACCCGGGTTGTCTGGGTCGCCGACCGCGGTTTCGCCTCCGAGACCAACCGCCGCTTCCTGCAGCGGGCCGGAGGCCACTACATCCTCGGCGAGAAGATCCGCTCTGGCTCACCCGCCGCCCAAGCGGCCCTGTCGCGCCAGGGACGCTACGCGCACGTGGCCGACAACATGCAGGTCAAGCAAGTCCAACTCCCCGATACCGCCGACCGGTTCGTGATCTGCCACAACCCCGACCAGGCCAAGCGCGACGCTGCGATCCGTGCCGACCTCCTGGCCCAGCTCGAAGAAGCGATCAAGGACTCCGACAAGCTCAAGCCGCTCAAGCGCGCGGAACTGCGTGGGAAGCTGTCCACCAAGCCCGGCCTGCACCGCTTCCTTCGCGCCACCCCCGGCGGGCTGCTGCGGGTCGACAAGACGGCGATCAAAGCCGAAGAGCGACTGGACGGCAAGTTCCTGCTGCGGTGCAGCGACCCTCATCTGTCCGCCGAGGACATCGCGACCGGCTACAAGCAGTTGCTGGAAGTCGAGCGAGGCTGGCGCGATATGAAGACGATCATCGATCTGCGGCCCGTCTACCACCGCAAGGAAGACCGGATACGCGCCCATGTCCTGCTCTGCTGGCTGGCGTTGCTGCTGATCCGCATCGCCGAGACGACCTGCGACGACACCTGGCTGAACCTGCGTGAGGAGCTCGAGCGCATCCACGTCGGCACCTTCACCGGCCCTGCCGGAACCTTCCGCCAGCGCACCGAGACCAGCACCGCCCAGCGCGCCATCCTCGCCAAGCTCGGCGTCACCGAACCCAAGCGCATCATCACCCTGGAACCCGGCACACCCGCCTGA
- a CDS encoding IS110 family transposase — MSRILAGTDCGKTHHHCLALDSDGNTLLSRRVANDEPELLKLIGDVLGLADGREVTWAMDMTGGEPALLIALLVNHGQELVYLPGIAVNRATDSYRGAGKTDARDAHVIADQARMRRDLQPIRPSEDASIELRLLTERRVDLVADRTRTTNRLKALLTSMFPALERTLDMGTTGALLLLTGYQSPAAIRRTGLRRLTTWLANRKVRNPDSLAAKAIEAAERQHTAVPGETAIAKMVHTLAREVMALNEKIAETDKLIEGRFREHELAEVIQSLPGIGTVLGAEFLVAVGGSLEAFPTPDRLAAFSGVAPAPRDSGKVSGNLHRPQRYHRRLQRVFYTSALVSIRCDPNSRQFYDRKRAEGKRHVQAVLALARRRVNVLWALIRDRRCYTITPPVTTSA; from the coding sequence ATGAGCCGGATATTGGCCGGTACCGACTGCGGCAAGACCCACCACCACTGCCTGGCCCTGGACAGCGACGGCAACACGTTGCTGTCGCGGCGGGTGGCCAACGACGAACCGGAGTTACTGAAGCTGATCGGTGACGTCCTGGGCCTCGCCGACGGCCGTGAGGTCACCTGGGCGATGGACATGACCGGCGGCGAGCCCGCGCTGTTAATCGCCCTGCTCGTCAACCACGGCCAGGAACTGGTCTACCTCCCCGGCATCGCGGTCAACCGCGCCACCGACAGCTACCGCGGGGCGGGCAAGACCGACGCCCGGGACGCCCACGTGATCGCCGACCAGGCCCGCATGAGACGCGACCTGCAGCCGATCCGCCCCAGTGAAGACGCGAGCATCGAACTGAGGCTGCTCACCGAGCGCCGTGTGGATCTCGTTGCCGACCGCACCCGCACCACCAACCGGCTCAAGGCCCTGCTGACCAGCATGTTCCCAGCCCTGGAACGCACCCTGGACATGGGCACCACCGGAGCGCTGCTGCTCCTGACGGGCTACCAGAGCCCGGCGGCCATCCGCCGCACCGGCCTGCGCCGACTGACCACCTGGCTGGCCAACCGCAAGGTCCGCAACCCCGACTCCCTGGCAGCCAAGGCCATCGAGGCTGCTGAGCGCCAGCACACCGCCGTCCCGGGCGAGACAGCGATCGCGAAGATGGTGCATACCCTGGCGAGGGAGGTGATGGCCCTCAACGAGAAGATCGCCGAGACCGACAAGCTCATCGAGGGCCGGTTTCGCGAGCACGAACTCGCCGAAGTGATCCAGTCGCTGCCGGGCATCGGCACGGTCCTCGGCGCCGAGTTCCTCGTCGCCGTCGGCGGCAGCCTGGAGGCGTTCCCCACCCCCGACCGCCTCGCCGCCTTCTCCGGCGTGGCGCCGGCGCCACGCGACTCGGGCAAGGTCAGCGGCAACCTCCACCGGCCCCAGCGTTACCACCGCCGTCTGCAAAGGGTCTTCTACACCTCCGCGCTCGTCAGCATCCGGTGCGACCCCAACTCGCGGCAGTTCTACGACAGAAAACGCGCTGAGGGCAAACGCCACGTCCAGGCCGTGCTCGCCCTCGCCCGCCGGCGCGTCAACGTGCTGTGGGCCCTGATCCGTGACCGACGGTGCTACACCATCACACCACCAGTCACCACCTCCGCTTGA
- a CDS encoding AAA family ATPase, with protein MSSEVPPEPGDMEPEFYLDVPGAKLVTTDVLLQVQDTIAETIDARAMSLIYGASGLGKTFATRAALRAIAPDLLLSLQFARSRPGPKDLREELFHQLRLPGKMPGTATPLYRQLMAALPRRPYVIVCDEAQQYNRACFELIRNLWDNSRKQRPAVLFIGGHEAYDTLQSDPSLASRLCARREVKAMSTEEMLEVIPLTHTVWATADPELLKHIDRVHADGSMREWAKVTHYVLKGLKHFHTDTVDRQVVHGALAQC; from the coding sequence ATGAGTAGTGAAGTGCCGCCCGAGCCGGGGGACATGGAGCCGGAGTTCTACCTCGACGTGCCCGGCGCGAAGCTGGTGACCACCGATGTGCTGCTCCAGGTCCAGGACACGATCGCCGAGACGATCGACGCTCGCGCGATGTCGCTGATCTACGGCGCCTCCGGTCTGGGCAAGACGTTCGCCACCCGCGCCGCGCTCCGGGCCATCGCCCCGGATCTGCTGCTGTCCTTGCAGTTCGCCCGCTCACGTCCGGGTCCGAAGGATCTGCGCGAGGAACTCTTCCACCAGCTGCGCCTGCCGGGGAAGATGCCGGGCACCGCCACCCCGTTGTACCGGCAGCTGATGGCCGCGCTGCCCAGGCGCCCGTACGTGATCGTGTGCGACGAGGCCCAGCAGTACAACCGCGCCTGTTTCGAGCTGATCCGCAACTTGTGGGACAACTCCCGCAAGCAGCGGCCGGCCGTGCTGTTCATCGGCGGTCACGAGGCCTACGACACACTGCAGAGCGATCCGTCCCTGGCCTCGCGCCTGTGCGCCCGGCGCGAGGTGAAGGCGATGTCCACCGAAGAGATGCTTGAGGTCATCCCGCTGACCCATACCGTCTGGGCCACGGCCGACCCCGAACTGCTCAAGCACATTGACCGGGTGCATGCCGACGGCTCGATGCGCGAGTGGGCCAAGGTCACTCACTACGTTCTCAAGGGCCTGAAGCACTTCCATACCGACACCGTTGACCGGCAGGTGGTCCACGGGGCCCTGGCCCAGTGCTGA
- a CDS encoding Mu transposase C-terminal domain-containing protein, translated as MADEDDSAGGGVLGDRRELLRVPAVRQLQQRRDRGELTTSHVRLVASSLGVSVRTVWRWLARAEATGSPDPAPRARLEITDDVGEVLADCLGNVKRAHEELARRALAAGRRPPGLSTLHDAIRRDLTPGFMAGLREGIPAARGFDPAFKRPAVHRNEVWEADHQHAPLRVVLPDGSLSRVWVTWYEDRATQMVMGWAVTASSAHRDSVLAALRSAVLTGDDYGPAGGLPALVRIDGGADFVSKAVKDAFGALGVPLQRVYTPRHKGGVERLNRTAVSRFFADLPRYTKAPLLDHRRRSGESDPPLAYEAFVRLLREWVERHNTVDVVARLGMTPLEAWQADTTELREVSARDLRAYMMSGDDRPRKITSHGVQFHGRFYMPEDGVGRVGTRVRVRFMPHHAHEIDLYTAVGHRYLGRAVLADEATEDERRAVLKSRSARDRELRRALKRSAVTRRDRYAADTQAGPPKRLPRMTSAQAAKELNATDSNRGAAPLERATERYTPRLGPAPGWAVPRRAAPDQDRATRSDHE; from the coding sequence ATGGCGGACGAGGACGACAGCGCGGGTGGAGGGGTGCTGGGTGACCGGCGTGAGCTGCTGCGTGTTCCCGCTGTGCGTCAGCTGCAACAGCGGCGTGATCGAGGCGAGTTGACGACGTCGCATGTCCGTCTGGTCGCGTCGTCTTTGGGCGTGAGTGTACGAACGGTGTGGCGGTGGCTGGCGCGGGCCGAGGCGACGGGATCACCGGACCCAGCACCGCGTGCCCGTCTGGAGATCACCGATGACGTCGGTGAGGTCCTCGCGGACTGCCTCGGGAATGTGAAGCGGGCGCACGAGGAACTGGCCCGCCGGGCTCTGGCGGCGGGCCGGCGGCCGCCGGGACTGAGCACGTTGCATGACGCGATCCGCCGGGACCTGACCCCGGGGTTCATGGCCGGGCTGCGGGAGGGGATCCCCGCGGCCCGAGGGTTCGATCCGGCGTTCAAACGGCCTGCGGTTCACCGCAACGAGGTGTGGGAGGCCGATCACCAACACGCCCCGCTACGCGTCGTGCTGCCCGACGGCTCCCTGTCGCGGGTGTGGGTGACCTGGTACGAGGACCGGGCTACCCAGATGGTGATGGGCTGGGCGGTCACCGCATCCAGCGCGCACCGGGACTCGGTCCTGGCCGCGCTGCGTTCGGCGGTTTTGACCGGAGACGACTACGGACCGGCCGGGGGCCTGCCCGCCCTGGTACGGATCGACGGGGGCGCGGACTTCGTGTCCAAAGCGGTCAAGGACGCCTTCGGCGCGCTCGGCGTGCCGCTGCAACGGGTCTACACGCCCCGGCACAAGGGCGGCGTGGAACGGTTGAACCGGACCGCGGTGAGCCGGTTCTTCGCCGATCTGCCCCGCTATACCAAGGCCCCGCTCCTCGATCACCGACGGCGCTCCGGCGAGAGCGACCCGCCGCTGGCCTACGAGGCGTTCGTCAGGTTGCTGCGCGAGTGGGTCGAGCGGCACAACACCGTGGATGTGGTGGCCCGTTTGGGGATGACGCCGCTTGAGGCCTGGCAGGCCGATACCACCGAGTTGCGCGAGGTCAGCGCGCGCGATCTGCGTGCCTACATGATGTCCGGCGACGATCGCCCGCGGAAGATCACTAGTCACGGGGTGCAGTTCCACGGCCGGTTCTACATGCCCGAGGACGGCGTGGGCCGCGTTGGTACCCGGGTGCGGGTGCGGTTCATGCCGCACCACGCCCACGAGATCGATCTGTACACCGCTGTCGGTCACCGCTACCTGGGCCGGGCGGTCCTTGCGGACGAGGCCACCGAGGACGAGCGCCGTGCTGTCCTCAAGTCCCGCTCGGCCAGGGACCGCGAGTTGCGCCGGGCCCTGAAGCGTTCCGCGGTCACACGCCGGGACCGGTACGCCGCCGACACCCAGGCGGGCCCGCCCAAGCGGCTGCCTCGTATGACATCGGCCCAGGCCGCGAAGGAACTGAACGCCACAGACTCCAACCGTGGCGCCGCCCCGCTCGAGCGGGCGACCGAGCGCTACACCCCACGCCTGGGCCCCGCCCCCGGCTGGGCCGTCCCCAGGCGCGCCGCCCCCGATCAAGACCGTGCGACGAGGAGTGATCATGAGTAG
- a CDS encoding AAA family ATPase: MLCVTGTSGVGKTFAARAVLAGHPAHRACMLTLPSRPTPADLRTAFHDALHLPGPLPEDPGVCDAAVLHALAARPRTVVVDEAHQLSSASFECLRYLYDSLPGGLCIVLIVGEDGETVLRETRMLKTRTATWCEIRPLDEDLVALAARRLHPLWQQASCAQLRRLDGHFARGRLRRWALLTHHARRIRSATPACRGWIEQLAARVDDGGIG, translated from the coding sequence ATGCTCTGCGTGACCGGCACCTCCGGTGTGGGCAAGACCTTCGCCGCCCGCGCGGTGCTCGCCGGCCACCCGGCCCACCGGGCCTGCATGCTCACCCTGCCGTCCCGACCGACCCCGGCCGATCTGCGCACGGCTTTCCACGACGCTCTTCACCTTCCCGGACCGCTGCCCGAGGACCCCGGCGTGTGCGACGCCGCCGTCCTTCACGCGCTGGCTGCCCGGCCGCGGACCGTGGTGGTCGACGAGGCACACCAGCTTTCCTCCGCCTCCTTCGAGTGCCTGCGCTACCTCTACGACAGCCTGCCCGGCGGCCTGTGCATTGTGCTGATCGTCGGCGAGGACGGCGAGACGGTGCTGCGCGAGACGCGGATGCTGAAGACTCGGACCGCCACCTGGTGCGAGATCCGCCCGCTGGATGAGGACCTGGTGGCGCTCGCCGCCCGACGTCTGCACCCACTGTGGCAGCAGGCCTCCTGTGCCCAACTACGCCGTCTGGACGGTCACTTCGCCCGAGGCCGGCTGCGCCGCTGGGCCCTGCTCACCCACCATGCCCGCCGTATCCGGTCCGCCACGCCCGCCTGTCGCGGATGGATCGAGCAACTCGCCGCCCGCGTGGACGACGGGGGTATCG
- a CDS encoding DUF1918 domain-containing protein: MQASVGDQLLVHGRIVGQPERTAEVIEVLGPEGGPPYRVRFHDGHETVMSPGPDTVVRPCSTEE; the protein is encoded by the coding sequence GTGCAGGCCAGTGTGGGAGACCAGCTTCTTGTCCATGGCCGGATCGTAGGGCAGCCTGAGCGCACGGCAGAGGTGATCGAGGTGCTCGGCCCGGAGGGGGGTCCCCCGTACCGGGTCCGTTTCCACGACGGGCACGAGACAGTGATGTCTCCTGGTCCGGATACGGTCGTGCGTCCCTGCTCAACCGAGGAGTAG
- a CDS encoding ATP-binding protein, giving the protein MTGQLPPGEGDHYLHRTLPGAQVVTTRPLLTARENIADTVAARAMMCVYGAAGCGKTLAVNCGLRELEPGEEVRQITFRDRTTARAVRFEIFTALGLQGDAPAHPSEFDRLLKDALAVKPRTLVVDEAQWLNSEACGVRGCP; this is encoded by the coding sequence ATGACGGGCCAGCTGCCTCCGGGCGAGGGGGACCACTACCTGCACCGGACCCTGCCGGGTGCGCAGGTGGTGACCACCAGGCCGCTGCTGACCGCGCGGGAGAACATCGCGGACACGGTCGCGGCGCGGGCCATGATGTGCGTCTACGGGGCGGCAGGCTGCGGCAAGACCCTCGCGGTCAACTGCGGCCTGCGCGAGCTGGAACCGGGTGAGGAGGTGCGGCAGATCACGTTCCGCGACCGCACCACGGCCCGGGCGGTCCGCTTCGAGATCTTCACAGCGCTCGGCCTGCAAGGCGATGCCCCGGCGCATCCGTCCGAGTTCGACCGGCTCCTCAAGGACGCCCTGGCCGTGAAGCCGCGCACGCTGGTGGTGGACGAGGCGCAGTGGCTCAACTCCGAGGCGTGTGGGGTGCGGGGTTGTCCGTAA
- a CDS encoding helix-turn-helix domain-containing protein produces the protein MTTPPPIRAVETPAPQPEVEWKLRIAAAQRGIWTGTELRRLLAERAGLELSAASVSALFTKQPSQVKLSTLAALCAALDCTPGDLLTLREPTASSPPPPRIAPTPATPSPQQQPEPQHRSLPPL, from the coding sequence ATGACAACACCTCCTCCCATCCGTGCCGTGGAAACCCCCGCCCCTCAGCCCGAGGTGGAATGGAAACTGCGCATCGCCGCGGCACAGCGCGGCATCTGGACCGGAACCGAGCTGCGCCGCCTCCTGGCCGAGCGGGCCGGCCTCGAGCTGTCCGCCGCCTCGGTCTCCGCGCTGTTCACCAAGCAGCCCTCCCAGGTGAAGCTGTCCACCCTGGCCGCCCTGTGCGCAGCGCTCGACTGCACCCCGGGCGACCTGTTGACCTTGCGCGAACCCACCGCGTCCTCACCCCCTCCGCCGCGCATCGCCCCCACCCCGGCCACGCCGTCTCCCCAGCAACAGCCCGAACCCCAGCACCGGTCCCTGCCACCGCTATGA